From Penaeus vannamei isolate JL-2024 chromosome 12, ASM4276789v1, whole genome shotgun sequence, the proteins below share one genomic window:
- the LOC138863544 gene encoding spore coat protein SP96-like, with the protein MNWSFPGIETASRSRISATSETCSDGAKWHSEGHVVLGAASLVTCIGISSRYSSSFSNSISSSSSNCSSSSDSYGSSSSNSSSNCSSIRSSSNSSSCSRSSSSSDSSSSSSNGSSSKSNSSNSISSTILAVAATVPVVSAATVLAAAAAVAAVTVLAAEQQ; encoded by the exons ATGAACTGG AGTTTCCCTGGCATCGAAACCGCAAGCAGAAGCAGGATTTCCGCCACGAGTGAAACCTGCAGCGACGGGGCGAAGTGGCACTCGGAGGGCCACGTCGTCCTCGGAGCCGCCTCTCTGGTTACTTG tattggtattagtagtagatatagtagtagttttagtaatagtattagcagcagtagtagtaattgtagtagcagCAGCGATAGTtatggtagtagcagcagcaacagtagtagcaacTGCAGCAGTAttagaagtagcagtaatagtagcagctgcagtagaagcagcagcagtagtgatagcagtagtagtagcagcaatggcAGTAGCAGTaaaagcaacagcagcaacagtattAGTAGTACAATACTAGCGGTAGCAGCAACAGTACCAGTGGTATCAGCAGCAACAgtactagcagcagcagcagcagtagcagcagtaacagTACTAGCAGcagagcagcagtag